The nucleotide sequence GAACCACAAATCCCTCAAGCCGCAGCAGGGCGGCTTTGCGCTCGGGGCCGCCGGCGTAGCCGGTCAGTGCCCCGTTCGCCCTGATTACGCGGTGGCAGGGCACGAGCACGCTGACAGGATTGCGGCCCACGGCGACCCCGACAGCACGGGCAGAGGCAGGTCGGCCGGTGGCGGCCGCGAGGTCGGCGGCGATGCGCCCGTAGGTGGTGGTCTGCCCGCGCGGGATGGTGCGCAGTCGCTCCCAGACGCGCTGCTGGAAGTCGGTGCCGGCCACCGCCAGACCGGGGGTCGGGCCGGGGTCCTCGCCGTCGAAGTAGCGCTCCAGCCAGGCGCGGGCCTGCGCCAGCACCGGCGGCTCATCAGCGGCGCCAGGGGCCACCGGGCGTGCATCGCTGGTGAGCCCGGCGCGGTCATGGCGTTGCCCGTCGAACCAGGTGCCGACGACGGCGCCGCCCTCGGGCAGCCCCTCCCCCGTGGCGGCGGCCAGTGTCATGGGTCCCAGCGGCGAGGTGAAAGCGCTGAGACAAATCGTGGCCTGCGGCACAGCCAGTGACTGTACTCGCATTACGGCACTCGCCGGTAGCCACCGGGAGCGGGCGGCCGAGGCAGGCATATTCCGGGTCCTCAATCAGTGCGGCACTGACAACGAGGGGATCACCCCGTGGTCGGGAATGCGCTCGCACGCCCAGGTCAGAATGCGCGTGTCCATGTTGGCCGGTGCGGGAGCTCCGGCGGCGTGCGCAGCGGCGAGCCTGGCGTCCAGATCGGCATAGAGAGATTCCGGTAAGTCGGCGGCCGCCTGCCCGCGGGGCGGGGTACAGACGATCACGTGGGGCAGGTAGTGGCAGATGGTGGCCTGGCCGAACTCGTCCTGGTCGAACCATGCGGACTGGAGGGGGTAGGTGGCATGACGCAGGCGCTGCGGCGCCGGGCCGAGTGCCAACAGGTCCAGAAGCAGCGGATCTGGGAGGACCCGCGGTGGCAGCTGGGGGCGGGAACCGTGTACGGCGCCCCAGTCCGAATGTGTAGTCGGCTAGCCCGGCACCTCCTGTGCGGTCTCGATCCGCGTGTTGGCGAGGAATCTAGACATGACGCCGGAACTGATCTTGTAGGCGCCGCCGCGCGCCTGGAGCGTCTGCTACGCCACCGACTGGGTACCCTCCACCCAGCGCGAGCCCAGCAACGCACTGCTGCGAGCTGCACAGCCCATGCAGCCATCCACACCTCAGCGGTCATATCGACCGACCTCGACACGTAACTACTACCGACCTCGGCACGTAACATCAACCGATCTCGGTGAGGGGAGGGCAGCAAGCCAGCCAAGGGGCGGTCACCTCACCGGTAGGCCTCCGAGGAGACGCCCTCGTCGTAGTTCGCCACCAGCACCAGGGCGGACAGTGCGTAGGGGCCGCCGATGTAGGGCATGGCCTGCACCAGGGCAGCGGCGACCTTCTGCCGGGTGTTGCCGGCCTTGATCGCTCCGGCCACGTGGGGCGTGAGCTGGGTGGCGGCGCCGATGGCGGCGATGGCCACCAGGGCGATGATCTCGCGCTCGGCCACGCTCAGCACCCCGCGGGACTCGACCTCGCCGAAGCCGATGGCGGTGAGCAGGTGCGGCACCTGGGTGCCGAAGGGCTCGGGCAACTTGGCGAAGACGGCCTTGACCTCGTCCCCGTAGAGCGGGACCTGGATGGCGGCGCCGGCCTCGTCCCGGTCGGCGTAGTCGACGGTGGCGGCGCTCGGCAGGGGCAGCTGGACGCCGTGCTCGGTCAGCACCTCGTTGACCACGCCGATGGCGTTGAGGGTCTTGGGATAGCCGATATAGGGCTGGCACTGGTAGATGACCTCGCGCAGCTGCTCGGGGGTGGCGCCGACGTTGAGCGCGGCGGCCGCGTGGGCGCGCAGCTGCGGCAGGGTCTGCATGGCGGCCAGGCAGGTCACGGTGATCAGCTCCCGCTCGACGTCGGTGAGCACGCCGACGGAGAAGACCTCGCCGAAGATGTGGTTCTGGAGGGTCTCCATGAGCTCAGGGTCGGTGGGGCTGGGCTCGGGGGCGGAGCCGAACAGGCGGGTGAAGGTCTCGATCGCCTCGGGTGTCAGTGCCATGGGTTCTCCTTGGGACGCATACGGGATTTCTGCAGTTGTCGCCCGCGGGCGCGGTGACGCGCGGGGCCGACGACGGCGCCGGCGGGCCTCAACCCCGATCCTGGCACGCCGCAGGCCCCGGCGGACACCCCTGAGAGGGGCACCGCCGGGGCCTGTCGGCATCAATGCCAGTGCCGCGCGACCGTCTGGGAAGGCGACTAACGGGCGGCCCGGTTCGACTGAGGGCCGCCCGGGCCCGACTCGGGCCGGGCGGCCGGAGCGGCCCCGCTCAGACCTCCGGGACGGAGGCGACGTCGCCCAGCAGGTGCGCCATACGCACCACCCGGGCGGCCTGCTTCTCGAGCTCGGCGCGGGTCAGCGTCACAGCAGCCGTCCCCTCGCCGCGCAGGGCCGCGAGGATGTCCTGGCGGTCGGCCTCGCAGCCGGGCATGAACAGCTCGTTGCCGGCCTTGATGGTGGCCGAGGCGGTGGCGCGGGGGTTCTTCATGTCCGTGCGCGCCATGGAGTCGACCACCCAGTCGGTCATGACCAGGCCCTTATAGCCCCACTCCTCGCGCAGGATGATCTCCAGCAGGTCGGAGGACTCTGATGTGTGCACACCGTTGACCAGGTTGTAGGAGGTCATGAGTGCGTGGGGCTGGGCCTCACGGATCACGATCTCGAAGCTGCGCAGGTACAGGTCGCGTGCGGCCCGCTGGGAGACGTGGCTGTTGGAGTTCAGGCGGTTCGTCTCCTGGTTGTTGAAGGCGAAGTGCTTGACGGTGACGGCGCGACCCGGGTGGGCCTGGACGCCGCGGGTGATGCCGGCAGCCACGCGGCCGGCGAGCAGCGGGTCCTCGGACATGTACTCGAAGTTGCGCCCACACAGGATGGTGCGGTGCAGGTTGAAGGCCGGGGCCAGCCACAGGTGGGCGCCGAAGTGCTCCATCTCCACGCCCACCAGGTCGCCGTAGGCGGCGGCCAGCTCGGGGTTCCAGGTCTGGGCGATGGCGGTGCCGATCGGGATGGCGGTGGCGTACTGCTCATAGGTGCGCTCCGGGGTACGGGGCGCAGCCGCGGGGTCGGCACCGAGGGCAGCGGTGGACTCGTCATCCATGAGCTCGGCGAACAGGCCGCCCAGGGCCTCCCCGAGGGCGAAGGGGCCGTCGGCGTCCACGCCCACCTGGGGCGACAGGCGCAGTCCGGCGGGGCCGTCGGGCATGACCAGTGAGGGCAGCCCGTCGAACCGGGTGGTGGTCTGGCCGGCCGCGCCGACCAGTGCCTGCGAGGCCTGACCGATGATGGACTGCTTCTCGGCGTCGTCGCTGTAGTCGCCCAGGACGATGTAGGACAGCTCGTCGTCGGACAGGTTCTTCACGTAGTCGAGGGCCTCGGTCAGGTCCACGGGGGCCTGGGCGTCCTCACGGCGCAGGTCGGCGGCGGCCACGGTCAGCCGTGGGAGGTCGGCCGGCACCTCGACGGCGACCGGTGCGGCCGGCTTGAAGTCGGTGAAGCCGGGGTCTCCCAGGGCGTCGTGGAGCTCACGGACAATCGCCGTCTCGGCCAGCTCGACGACGGCGGCGGGAACCGTGTTGCGGCTGGAGGCGCCTACGCGCACCACATAGTCGCCGGCCTCCAGGACGGTGGCTGACTTGGCGGCGTCGAAGGAGGCGATGTCGGTCAGGTCGAAGGTGACGGCG is from Actinomyces sp. 432 and encodes:
- a CDS encoding methylated-DNA--[protein]-cysteine S-methyltransferase, whose amino-acid sequence is MTLAAATGEGLPEGGAVVGTWFDGQRHDRAGLTSDARPVAPGAADEPPVLAQARAWLERYFDGEDPGPTPGLAVAGTDFQQRVWERLRTIPRGQTTTYGRIAADLAAATGRPASARAVGVAVGRNPVSVLVPCHRVIRANGALTGYAGGPERKAALLRLEGFVVLV
- a CDS encoding carboxymuconolactone decarboxylase family protein; its protein translation is MALTPEAIETFTRLFGSAPEPSPTDPELMETLQNHIFGEVFSVGVLTDVERELITVTCLAAMQTLPQLRAHAAAALNVGATPEQLREVIYQCQPYIGYPKTLNAIGVVNEVLTEHGVQLPLPSAATVDYADRDEAGAAIQVPLYGDEVKAVFAKLPEPFGTQVPHLLTAIGFGEVESRGVLSVAEREIIALVAIAAIGAATQLTPHVAGAIKAGNTRQKVAAALVQAMPYIGGPYALSALVLVANYDEGVSSEAYR
- a CDS encoding beta-glucosidase, with product MNQYEIDHLATVRAGAPESMVLLKTDGSFPLAAPGRLALYGAGARRTIKGGTGSGDVNSRHVVSVEEGLENAGFTITTKSWLDAYDGVAADNHKAFVADLKARAKAAGQPAIYFGMGAVEPAPAFDLPLDGDGEAAVYVVARDSGEGNDRHPEPGDVKLTDSEIRDITALAAKFDKFLLVLNVGGVVDLTPVKDVSNILLLSQLGAAIGDAFADVLLGKSYPSGKLSTTWAAWEDYSTEGDFGDPDDTHYREGVYVGYRYFDSVGTAPIFPFGYGLGYTTFTIGAPTVSASGSEITVKTTVTNTGAAAGKEVVQVYVSVPAGDLDQPYQALAGFTKTGELAAGAGQDVAVTFDLTDIASFDAAKSATVLEAGDYVVRVGASSRNTVPAAVVELAETAIVRELHDALGDPGFTDFKPAAPVAVEVPADLPRLTVAAADLRREDAQAPVDLTEALDYVKNLSDDELSYIVLGDYSDDAEKQSIIGQASQALVGAAGQTTTRFDGLPSLVMPDGPAGLRLSPQVGVDADGPFALGEALGGLFAELMDDESTAALGADPAAAPRTPERTYEQYATAIPIGTAIAQTWNPELAAAYGDLVGVEMEHFGAHLWLAPAFNLHRTILCGRNFEYMSEDPLLAGRVAAGITRGVQAHPGRAVTVKHFAFNNQETNRLNSNSHVSQRAARDLYLRSFEIVIREAQPHALMTSYNLVNGVHTSESSDLLEIILREEWGYKGLVMTDWVVDSMARTDMKNPRATASATIKAGNELFMPGCEADRQDILAALRGEGTAAVTLTRAELEKQAARVVRMAHLLGDVASVPEV